TGCTAGGGATGTCAAACGCGCTGTCCACGAACTGCTTGGTCTTTCCTCCCCATTCCTCAGTATATTTCCACGGAccgattctgccatcgtacatccagtcACGGTTATCCATCCTCTAACCAGCACCAAAACAGACGAACTTAGAATTTATATCAAACATGATCCGCATTTTAATTTTTCCTTtttacgcatgcatcaacctgaatctctactaggtgggctcctagcagccgccggatccgtagattgagtacgttctccctgctctaccctgatccgagacagaatttcggcagcacctccccgctgctctcccgatacacgtctcgccaaaaagccaagaggggtgtgcatccggagaacaacggggaggcgctgccgaaatcctgactcggatcggggtagagcagggagaacgtacccaactacgcatccgccgactgtcccaataaatgccgtaagagttacgcttcataatatgcgagaccactaatgcatatttatccgcgtaacccttacggtcgggaaaagacgcctaggtatcgcgacagacttggtgatctagacccACAAAAAAACCTAGGTACACAGGGGCGAGATTTTTACCCTTGACGCGTGAGCGAATCGGCGAAGAAGATCCGGGACGCCCCCTCAAAGACCCCGGCGACGCCGCCCCCCGTGTCCACCTCGAAGAAGATCCGAGACGCCCCCTCAGAGACCCTCGCGGCGCCGACCcccgtgtccacctcgaagcatcgcctgcatagcgagaaaataaattactatgcaagtgaACACAATTTATTTGACAACTTTGAATTAGAATTTCTTTGCATCACATTACCATATTTATTTTAGCTACCTAGATAAACTATTAAATTAACATGCCTAAACAAAATCCTAAATTCTTTAGCTACCCTAAACAACCTAATTAACATGCTAATTAGCATGCAAATTGACAAAAAATCCTATACTACACACTAAATCCTATATTACACCTAACTAACATGCTAATTAGCATACAACCTATATCCTATACTACACTAACTAATATCCTACACTACTGCAGGGATGAAATAGGAGGAGATCGTCCGGGGCGCACACATACCTTGGTGCCGGCCGGTGAGCCGGAGGAGGAGCCTGGCGCGCGGGGCAGGGCGACGAGGTGGCGGCCGGGAGATGTTGCGGTGGCGCTGGCTGCGGGGAGGAGAGGGCGCGGGGCGGCGAGGCGCGCGGCCGGGAGGCGCGTCCAACGGGGGCGAGGCGGGAGGCGGGGGCGAGGCGGGAGAAGCCGGGAGGCGCGTCGACGGGGGCGGTGCTGCGCGGTGGGAGGGGCGGGGGCGAGGCGGGAGGGGCCGGAGCGCGCGGCGGCGAGGCGGTGGCGCGGCGGGACGGGGGcagggcgaggcggcggcgcggggtggAGGAGCGCGGGGTGGAGGAGCGTGTGGTGCGCGTGTGTGGTCGACCTGGTGGCTAGGTCGGGCCGACGCGACCGGATAACCCTTCGGCGTCTTTGCCGAGCgggaatctttgccgtgcgccctgTGAGCTTTGCCGTGCGACACtggccctttgccgtgcgccagtggctacccgcacggcaaagacagcctttgccgtgcgcaatagtctttgccgtgtgcacacgcacggcaaagatgctGAAAATTATCGCAAATACATATATACATCCAAATTCATATATAGCACAATATATAGAGCATTTGCACATCATCAACAACAAAGTTTATACAATAATAGTCCATACAATAGTCCAACAAAGTTCATACATAgaatggaacctcgcgcggtgaaatctaggctgAAGtactgtcccgctgcgggtataccggtggctacaatgtgccaaagtgtgccaaacctacctttacatgtgtatatggcctaaacaaaactaaacctatcaaaaagtatgttggtggaacctcgcgcggtgaaatctaggggggtagaccccccgaggcacgcagaccgccgttttcgggggggaacgaccgccggagcaccggaatgccaccaacacttgcatgtggacctaggatatgtgtgaaagtgtgttggaaggtgtgattcaccaaatggtgcaaggcattgctcccatgtgtgagattcctctctttcgggcgacagcacttggaagattcctcgacttgtaggctgaagtgtcccgctgcgggtataccggtggctacaatgtgccaaagtgtgccaaacctacctttacatgtgtatatggcctaaacaaaactaaacctatcaaaaagtatgttggtggaacctcgcgcggtgaaatctaggggggtagaccccccgaggcacgcatgaACCGCCGTttcggggaacgaccgccggagcaccggaatgccaccaacacttgcatgtggacctaggatatgtgtgaaagtgtgttggaaggtgtgattcaccaaatggtgcaaggcattgctcccatgtgtgagattcctctctttcgggcgacagcacttggaagattcctcgacttgtaggctgaagtgtcccgctgcgggtataccggtggctacaatgtgccaaagtgtgccaaacctacctttacatgtgtatatggcctaaacaaaactaaacctatcaaaaagtatgttggtggaacctcgcgcggtgaaatctaggggggtagaccccccgaggcacgcagaccgccgttttcgggggggaacgaccgccggagcaccggaatgccaccaacacttgcatgtggacctaggatatgtgtgaaagtgtgttggaaggtgtgattcaccaaatggtgcaaggcattgctcccatgtgtgagattcctctctttcgggcgacagcacttggaagattcctcgacttgtaggctgaagtgtcccgctgcgggtataccggtggctacaatgtgccaaagtgtgccaaacctacctttacatgtgtatatggcctaaacaaaactaaacctatcaaaaagtatgttggtggaacctcgcgcggtgaaatctaggggggtagaccccccgaggcacgtagaccgccgttttcggggggggggaggggggaacgaccgccggagcaccggaatgccaccaacacttgcatgtggacctaggatatgtgtgaaagtgtgttggaaggtgtgattcaccaaatggtgcaaggcatttctcccatgtgtgagattcctctctttcgggcgacagcacttggaagattcctcgacttgtaggctgaagtgtcccgctgcgggtataccggtggctatagtgtgccaaattgtgtcaaacctagctttccatgtgtatatggcctaaacaaaactaaacctatcaaaaagtatgttggtggaacctcgcgcgaagaaatctagggggtagcacCCCCGCGAGGCAcgaagaccgccgttttcgggagagaacgaccgccggagcaccggaatgccaccaaaacttgcaagtggacctaggatatgtgtcaaagtgtgttggaaggtgtgattcaccaaatggtgcaaggcatagctcccatgtgtgacattcctctctttcgggcgataacacttggcagattcctcgacttgtaggctaaagtgtcccgctgcgggtataccggtggctacaatgtgccaaagtgtgccaaacctggctttccatgtgtatatggactaaccaaaaccaaacctaccaaaaagtatgttggtggaacctcgcgcggtgaaatctagggggggagacccccccgaggcacgcagaccgccgttttcgggagagaacgaccgccggagcaccggaatgccaccaacacttgcaagcggacctaggatatgtgtcaaagtgtgttggaaggtgtgattcaccaaatggtgcaaggctgtgtggcattcctctctttcaggcgatagcacttggaagattccccGAACGCGGTTTGTTTACGCCGAAACCCTGATATGTTGGAGGGGGAGTAAGGACTTAGAGTACTTGTCGTATTGCAAAAATATAGTATAAACATTCATTAATCAAGATGTGGTACTTGTCATATTTCAAGAATAAAATATAAGCATTAAAATAAGTACAATatagaaagaaaaagaagaaaataccataaggcacacggcaaaggaaAATGTGTACGGCAaagcagcctttgccgtgcgagtcTGTgcacagcgcacggcaaagaagcctgTGCCGTGCGGATGGGtctggcgcacggcaaaggacatCTCACGGCAACGCCTTCCTCTCTTTGCCGTGCCTTCTTTCATTGCCGTGCGCTTTGctgaggctttgccgtgcgctttatctttgccgtgcgccgtaggtcctctttgccgtgcgttggTCGTTGCCGTGCATTTTCTGTTTACGTCGCACGGCAAagtattctttgccgtgcgcgagCACACGGCAAAATGTTGTTGCACGGCAACGAGCGTTTTTCCCGTAGTGTGTGTCAGTTCAATAATTCTGGTAGGAAGTCTCACTATGAAACATGTTGGTTGTTTTTCTGGACCTGGTAACGTTTAGTTGATCATATCAGAaagccaagatttttttcgaaacGGAGGCATGTCGTCCCCGCCTCTACATCGATTGATGCATGCGGCCTTTTATTCCTTTATTTGAACATGAAACAATATTACAAAGGATTACATCATGTATCGACCATAAGAAAATGAAAGATAACATCAAATGACTTTATTAATAAGTTGCTTCCAGTAGTAGCACAATTCTGATAAACTTTTACATCAGAGACTTCCACCTCCTTGGGAAACCATCGTGGGAGCTCTGCCTCGGATCGAAGGATTGCACTGAAGGGACTAAGCAAGCACATAACATCAACAATCGACAATTACAAGCTTTTTATCCGGTGGTTCTGCTAACCGTTTGCCTTGCCTACATAGTTGATATAGGATTCGACTTGTAAAGTATGTTTGCTCATCATTAATCATACAAAACTGTCCCATTGACAAAGTTATGCAATGTAAATCTATCTGTGTACACGATGATCTTCCGGGACGATGGTCTTGCGCTGAATCTTGTGATCTGCGTGACTAGAATTCGTTTGAAGATTTCGCTCTTGCCTTGGCTTGAATGTGATTGCTCTGGATGTTCATCTGTTGTCAGACATCTCCCTGTCCTGAAGCGCTGGTAAGGATATTTCTGGGACAGCTTTGCCTCTTGCTCTCAGGTGACGCTATCTGCTGTTGCCGCCCTCTTGACGTCCCTGCTGCTGCTGGAGCTCGACTCGGAGTCGCCGGACGCAGATGAAGAAGGTGAAGGATCATCTTGGTCGCGCTTCCTcttgaggtgaccagccgggaggatgTGATCCCTGACGTAGGACGGCAGGTCCTTCCTTCGGGCGTGCTTGACCTCCAGCTCCATCCCGGGCCTCCAGAACTCGTACATGTACACCTCCTGCTTGAACTCCTCTGTCGTCGCACGGAGGTCGAACTGCACCTGGAGCTGCTTCTGTTGTTGCTTGGACAGACCCACGAAGAAGGTTGCGGTGCACTGCCGATCGTCGGCGTAGGCTTGCGGGTTGGGATGGCAGAGCAGCATGCCGGCCGTGGCCATCTCAACCCTGATCACCAGCTGCCTCAGCCGCGACTCCACCCACCCCTTCCACTCCCGGAGATCTGCCTCTCCTCCGGcgaccttcacgtccacctgcaggTAGCTCTTGTACGCCTTGAAGAAGTGGAACGGCTGGAACAGCGCCTCCCACCCGCGGGCGCCGCCGGACTCGGCGATCTCCTGGCTGATCGCACGGCCGATCTCGAGCTGCTCCGTGATGATCCGTAGAGTGGCGTGGGAGACGTTGTAGCAGGAGTTCATGCACGGGTACGCCGGGGTGATGACGGGCATGAGGTGGGTCCTGTCGCGGGGGTTCCTCCTCGGATCCCAGACTGGCAGCCGGAGCGCGAGCTGGCCATCGTCGTCGTGCTCGATGCCACCCAGCAGCACCGGGTTGGGCCACTTCCACTGCGAGAAGATCTTGAAGAACCGGGGCACCAGCATGCTGGGCGCGGCGTTAGGGTATAACTGGCACACGCGCGCCACCAGGATCGCCCATCCGACGCCGCCCACGAATCCCATCACGTTGGAGTAGACGCCTCGCGCCTTGGCCCAGTGCTTGACGCAGCGCAGCGTCGTGCGGAACGCGGCGTCGTCCGGAACCAGCCGCATGATCTCGTCGGCCACGCGCACGCCGTTGAGGCTGCGGACGGTGGCCAGGTCCATGCCGCGGAGCACGGACCGGTCGCGCAGGTCGATGTCCTTGGGCACCACGGGGAGGCAGACGCTGGCGTAGAGGAGGTCCACCGGGACGCCGTGGAACTTCATCTTGATCACCGGCACGTACGCGCGGGGCACGGCCTGCAGCTCCGTCACCGCCTCCGTCTCGGCGAGCGCGCTGCCAAGAACGTCGAAGAAGTCGTGGTCGCGGTCGATGTAGGAAGGGCCGATGACTAGGGCATCGATGTCGGAGCCGCGGCCGTGGACGCCGAGACGGTACGAGCCGAACGGGAGGAGCAGGGCCGTGGCCTGCTCGACCATACCGTCGGGGTACCCTCGCTGGGCGGTGAGCCGCTTCACCCAGCGATCTAGAACGCCTTGGAGCTCGCGCAGCACGTCCTCGCGGGCAGCCAACTCGTCTGAGCTCTCGAACGAACCGGCATCGTGAAGGAACAGTTCCAGCCGCGAGGTGCTCTCCAGGTCGGCCGGCGTCGGGGTAGCCAGGGAGATGGGCTGCGTCTCGCTCATCGTGGCTGGTGGCTGCTCAAGATTGTGGGGCGGAAAGGCAAAAGATGGCCATTTATGACCAGAGGGCCGACGGAGTCCGGCTCGTGTTTGGATTAGGAATGATCAAGTTTCCTACCCTTTCTTCGAAGCTTA
This Lolium perenne isolate Kyuss_39 chromosome 1, Kyuss_2.0, whole genome shotgun sequence DNA region includes the following protein-coding sequences:
- the LOC127336112 gene encoding nuclear poly(A) polymerase 4-like, which translates into the protein MSETQPISLATPTPADLESTSRLELFLHDAGSFESSDELAAREDVLRELQGVLDRWVKRLTAQRGYPDGMVEQATALLLPFGSYRLGVHGRGSDIDALVIGPSYIDRDHDFFDVLGSALAETEAVTELQAVPRAYVPVIKMKFHGVPVDLLYASVCLPVVPKDIDLRDRSVLRGMDLATVRSLNGVRVADEIMRLVPDDAAFRTTLRCVKHWAKARGVYSNVMGFVGGVGWAILVARVCQLYPNAAPSMLVPRFFKIFSQWKWPNPVLLGGIEHDDDGQLALRLPVWDPRRNPRDRTHLMPVITPAYPCMNSCYNVSHATLRIITEQLEIGRAISQEIAESGGARGWEALFQPFHFFKAYKSYLQVDVKVAGGEADLREWKGWVESRLRQLVIRVEMATAGMLLCHPNPQAYADDRQCTATFFVGLSKQQQKQLQVQFDLRATTEEFKQEVYMYEFWRPGMELEVKHARRKDLPSYVRDHILPAGHLKRKRDQDDPSPSSSASGDSESSSSSSRDVKRAATADSVT